In the Deinococcus ficus genome, one interval contains:
- a CDS encoding shikimate kinase: MFTGLIERPVTWVALAGFMGTGKSRIGWELSRALALHFVDTDKLITRVVGKSIPEVFAQEGEAFFRACEREVVGRVTRLDHAVISLGGGTFIHEENRRVLLERGPVVVLWASPETVYQRTRHSERPLLRTEDPLERIRTLMDEREPVYRQGTIHVHSDGRPSEELVEEIIERLWSWSDVHRAWPAEDTDRPAEGVLVGDRAPD, translated from the coding sequence ATGTTCACGGGCCTCATCGAACGGCCGGTCACGTGGGTGGCCCTGGCGGGGTTCATGGGAACCGGGAAAAGCCGCATCGGCTGGGAGCTGTCCCGGGCGCTGGCGCTGCATTTCGTGGACACCGACAAGCTGATCACGCGGGTGGTCGGCAAGAGCATCCCCGAGGTCTTCGCGCAGGAAGGCGAGGCGTTCTTCCGCGCCTGCGAGCGCGAGGTGGTGGGCCGCGTCACCCGGCTGGACCACGCGGTGATCAGCCTGGGCGGCGGGACCTTCATTCACGAGGAGAACCGCCGGGTGCTGCTGGAACGCGGGCCGGTGGTGGTGCTGTGGGCCAGCCCGGAAACGGTGTACCAGCGCACCCGGCACAGCGAGCGGCCCCTGCTGCGCACCGAGGACCCCCTGGAGCGCATCCGGACGCTGATGGACGAGCGCGAGCCGGTGTACCGGCAGGGCACCATTCACGTGCACAGCGACGGCCGGCCCAGCGAGGAACTGGTAGAGGAGATCATTGAGCGGCTGTGGTCGTGGAGTGACGTGCACCGCGCGTGGCCGGCGGAGGACACCGATCGGCCCGCGGAGGGCGTGCTGGTCGGGGACCGTGCGCCGGATTGA
- the murF gene encoding UDP-N-acetylmuramoyl-tripeptide--D-alanyl-D-alanine ligase, with product MLDPHASLPYSATVHPDARRAKRLTWDSREAGPDVAFVALPGEKMHGNAFVQQALDRGAPFVLTDQDVPRAVRVPEGGAQAALFAWARRERARNRLVVGITGSAGKTTAKTYVAAALDAHAMPVFNTMPAIACFLIQFGASPRPLVVEMGIDRLGEMAELMDLVRPDVGVVTTIGPAHLEGLGSVENIVREKGLILAAPRALVGAQAAAHYPGVDSYGFGDVTFAGQDLEITPQVARFCFGSWRVILPLASRVQAEAAVLGLQLAREAGLTMLDAAVRLSVASVPGGRYRVLPGRFTIIDDAYNASPVAVRAALDALQAQPGRHVSVLGHMLELGEQERALHAEVGAYARERADLTFGVGPLAAELGDRAYATVPELLDALKAELRDGDVVLVKASRGISMTPAERLQAGVGLDVVVNELQAWRDAPTPAAGH from the coding sequence ATGCTGGACCCGCACGCCTCCCTGCCGTATTCCGCGACTGTTCACCCGGACGCCCGGCGCGCCAAACGCCTCACCTGGGATTCCCGCGAGGCGGGCCCGGACGTGGCGTTCGTGGCGCTGCCCGGCGAGAAGATGCATGGCAACGCCTTCGTGCAGCAGGCCCTGGACCGCGGCGCGCCCTTCGTGCTCACCGACCAGGACGTGCCCCGCGCGGTGCGCGTGCCGGAGGGCGGGGCGCAGGCGGCGCTGTTCGCGTGGGCGCGGCGGGAACGCGCGAGGAACCGGCTGGTGGTGGGCATCACCGGCAGCGCCGGCAAGACCACCGCGAAGACGTACGTGGCGGCCGCCCTGGACGCGCACGCGATGCCGGTGTTCAACACCATGCCGGCCATCGCGTGCTTCCTGATCCAGTTCGGGGCGAGCCCGCGCCCGCTGGTGGTGGAGATGGGCATCGACCGGCTGGGTGAGATGGCGGAACTGATGGACCTCGTGCGGCCCGACGTGGGCGTGGTCACGACCATCGGCCCGGCGCACCTGGAGGGGCTGGGCAGCGTGGAGAACATCGTGCGGGAGAAGGGCCTGATCCTGGCGGCCCCGCGCGCGCTGGTGGGGGCGCAGGCGGCCGCCCACTACCCGGGCGTGGACAGCTACGGTTTCGGGGACGTGACCTTCGCTGGGCAGGACCTGGAGATCACGCCGCAGGTGGCACGCTTCTGCTTCGGGTCCTGGCGGGTGATCCTGCCGCTCGCCTCGCGCGTGCAGGCGGAGGCGGCCGTGCTGGGTTTGCAGCTCGCGCGGGAGGCGGGCCTCACGATGCTGGACGCCGCGGTGCGCCTGTCGGTCGCCAGCGTGCCCGGCGGGCGGTACCGGGTGCTGCCCGGGCGCTTCACGATCATCGACGACGCGTACAACGCCTCCCCCGTGGCGGTCCGCGCGGCGCTGGACGCCTTGCAGGCCCAGCCGGGGCGGCACGTCAGCGTGCTGGGGCACATGCTGGAACTCGGGGAGCAGGAGCGCGCCCTGCACGCCGAGGTGGGCGCCTACGCCCGTGAGCGGGCCGACCTGACCTTCGGCGTGGGGCCCCTGGCGGCGGAGCTGGGCGACCGGGCGTACGCGACCGTGCCGGAGCTGCTGGACGCGCTGAAGGCCGAGCTGCGGGACGGGGACGTGGTGCTGGTCAAGGCCAGCCGGGGCATCTCCATGACGCCCGCCGAACGCCTGCAGGCCGGGGTGGGCCTGGACGTCGTGGTGAACGAACTGCAGGCGTGGCGTGACGCGCCCACCCCGGCCGCGGGCCACTAG
- a CDS encoding fimbrial assembly protein, whose translation MVEINLLPQQDRARTQPSAWRYATVVLPIVTAAGILIPEVMTATTISNLRKELDQLNGEITTLTPAKNEFDALTTEKRNLMQTTAIAQQLASGKSYWSNDIASFTRRLPQSSGVAVKTMTIKPMDAAQLTSNQQSGIYVGKSVTREIDITGQATGQQAVVNFLNTYENDPNFGVNFKSMQKDGETSDYTFSATVGVVGAAPTPAAGTPGTATPTAAPAAPPAAPASGGQ comes from the coding sequence ATGGTTGAGATCAACCTGCTGCCGCAACAGGACCGCGCGCGCACGCAGCCCAGCGCCTGGCGCTACGCCACGGTGGTGCTGCCCATCGTGACCGCCGCCGGGATCCTGATTCCGGAAGTGATGACCGCCACCACCATCTCCAACCTGCGCAAGGAACTCGACCAGCTCAACGGCGAGATCACCACCCTGACGCCCGCGAAAAACGAGTTCGACGCGCTCACCACCGAGAAACGCAACCTGATGCAGACGACGGCGATCGCGCAGCAGCTCGCCAGCGGCAAGTCCTACTGGTCCAACGACATCGCGTCGTTCACCCGCCGCCTCCCGCAGAGCAGCGGCGTGGCGGTCAAGACCATGACCATCAAGCCCATGGACGCTGCGCAGCTCACCAGCAACCAGCAGAGCGGCATCTACGTCGGCAAGAGCGTCACGCGCGAAATCGACATCACCGGGCAGGCCACCGGCCAGCAGGCGGTCGTGAACTTCCTGAACACCTACGAGAACGACCCGAACTTCGGCGTGAACTTCAAGAGCATGCAGAAAGACGGCGAGACCAGCGACTACACCTTCAGCGCCACGGTCGGCGTGGTCGGCGCGGCCCCCACGCCCGCCGCCGGCACGCCGGGCACGGCCACCCCCACCGCCGCTCCGGCGGCCCCCCCGGCCGCGCCCGCCAGCGGAGGCCAATGA
- the aroC gene encoding chorismate synthase has product MRYLTAGESHGPQLTAIIEGLPSQLPLGKADIDPWLRRRQGGYGRGRRMVIETDEAQVLSGVRAGRTTGAPVTLVIENRDHRNWTEIMSPEPGGEPRKKALTDARPGHADLTGGIKYRHKDLRDVLERASARETAARVAVGSVALKLLSELGVEGANFVSSLGGIETREAFSWDALDAIEASDLRTPDADAAAQMRERIDQAKRDGDTLGGILEVRFRGLPVGLGSFVHADRKLDGRIAAAVLSVQAMKGVEIGRAFENAVKPGSGVHDAVHYREGTYARDTNGAGGLEGGMTNGEDLIVRVAMKPIATLMKPLPTVNVVTHEASDAARERSDTTAVPAAGVILQCVIGWVLAEAMLEKFGGDTLPELQERVAAARAYAHAY; this is encoded by the coding sequence ATGAGGTACCTGACCGCCGGGGAGTCACACGGGCCGCAGCTGACGGCCATCATCGAGGGACTGCCCTCCCAGCTTCCGCTCGGCAAAGCCGACATCGACCCGTGGCTGCGCCGGCGCCAGGGCGGGTACGGCCGCGGGCGACGCATGGTGATCGAGACGGACGAGGCACAGGTCCTCTCGGGGGTGCGGGCGGGCCGCACGACCGGCGCGCCGGTCACGCTGGTGATCGAGAACCGCGACCACCGCAACTGGACGGAGATCATGAGCCCGGAACCGGGCGGCGAGCCGCGCAAGAAGGCCCTGACAGATGCCCGGCCCGGGCACGCGGACCTGACCGGCGGAATCAAGTACCGCCATAAGGATCTGCGCGACGTGCTGGAGCGGGCCAGCGCCCGGGAGACGGCCGCACGGGTCGCGGTGGGCAGCGTGGCCCTGAAGCTACTGTCGGAGCTGGGCGTGGAGGGCGCAAACTTCGTGTCCAGCCTGGGCGGCATCGAGACGCGGGAGGCGTTCTCCTGGGACGCGCTGGACGCCATCGAGGCGTCGGACCTGCGCACACCGGATGCGGACGCAGCCGCGCAGATGCGCGAGCGGATCGATCAGGCGAAACGGGACGGGGACACGCTGGGCGGGATCCTGGAGGTGCGCTTCCGGGGCCTGCCGGTGGGCCTGGGCAGTTTCGTGCACGCGGACCGCAAGCTGGACGGGCGGATCGCGGCGGCGGTGCTGAGCGTGCAGGCGATGAAGGGCGTGGAGATCGGCCGGGCCTTCGAGAACGCCGTGAAGCCGGGCAGCGGCGTGCACGACGCGGTGCACTACCGGGAGGGCACGTACGCGCGGGACACGAACGGAGCGGGCGGCCTGGAGGGCGGCATGACGAACGGGGAGGACCTGATCGTGCGGGTCGCGATGAAACCCATCGCCACGCTGATGAAGCCGCTGCCGACCGTGAACGTGGTCACGCACGAGGCCAGCGATGCCGCGCGGGAACGCAGCGACACCACCGCCGTGCCGGCGGCCGGCGTGATCCTGCAGTGCGTGATCGGGTGGGTGCTGGCCGAGGCGATGCTGGAGAAGTTCGGCGGGGACACCCTGCCGGAGTTGCAGGAGCGGGTGGCGGCGGCGCGGGCGTACGCGCACGCGTACTGA
- a CDS encoding type 4a pilus biogenesis protein PilO, producing MFDKMPPRNLFLITLAACLAVAGMWYTLRFKPRQDEIALLRTDVQTAQDKVAQYRTAQAQLPALREEVAKLRVEQAEFLRALPNTANFGSVLNELRQTSASNGVNLTNVTVSTGAATGLPAGVRPIALTLNLNGKFRNVYRTIQSVETMGRFTNINSVALQLPQADSLDPDLESNLGLTVYTYDPNLAAAPADPNAAPAAPAAAPAAPAGGAQ from the coding sequence ATGTTCGACAAGATGCCGCCCCGCAACCTGTTCCTGATCACGCTGGCCGCCTGCCTGGCGGTGGCCGGCATGTGGTACACGCTGCGCTTCAAACCCCGCCAGGACGAGATCGCCCTGCTGCGCACCGACGTGCAGACCGCGCAGGACAAGGTCGCGCAGTACCGCACCGCGCAGGCGCAGCTCCCGGCCCTGCGGGAGGAAGTCGCCAAACTGCGCGTCGAGCAGGCCGAGTTCCTCCGCGCCCTGCCGAACACCGCGAACTTCGGCTCGGTCCTGAACGAACTGCGCCAGACCAGCGCCTCCAACGGCGTGAACCTCACCAACGTGACCGTCTCCACCGGCGCGGCCACCGGGCTCCCGGCCGGCGTGCGCCCCATCGCGCTGACCCTGAACCTCAACGGCAAGTTCCGCAACGTGTACCGCACCATCCAGTCCGTGGAGACCATGGGCCGCTTCACGAACATCAACAGCGTGGCCCTGCAACTGCCGCAGGCGGACAGCCTGGACCCGGACCTGGAAAGCAATCTGGGCCTGACCGTGTACACCTATGATCCCAACCTGGCGGCCGCCCCGGCCGACCCGAACGCTGCCCCGGCGGCGCCGGCGGCCGCGCCGGCCGCCCCGGCTGGAGGTGCCCAGTGA
- a CDS encoding type II secretion system protein GspD yields the protein MSKRHALLLTAMLGMAAPALAQTTSSTSTADPQLTAARVTFDVQRTGSDLASLLIAVAQSAGYEIIIEPAADAVLKANSVNAAGAAAGGQAGAVTTVNYKVSDKPFNEVWPLLLDMYGLSYETIKVGGKDILRVSVRPIQRVVKLNPPLIASQVEYQLKLAFGTPRAAAPATTAATGNAAPATTATAPEVVLDSPTMRIVAENSSNSIIIRGTNQEVAQVERLLNQIVAVQSPLVTQAAPTAAQPVQRVYTVKGLQADATALLAAQYPELKVTAVGQTGQLVITGPQATVDAALTLLAQVDRVAPAVVAATVVQRVFQLVNASAEEVKATLEGTLSRDLNAGSNLVPNATLINPLTGQPYTSGTLANMPVSTAAAATGQGTATASTTPASTQAATLIADKRTNTLIVRGTPEQVAQVAELVPQLDQKVPQVNVQVRIHEITERAARTLGVDWKIGFGGFSISMGGAGLQAAFDPTRNLVGFNIGPTLNALQTQGLSKSIYDGTITMQSGQRSLGGTTDTQNASATAAATIKSGGRLEVNIPSQAANVPAIQKQIDYGVNLDFFSPQVAPDGTITMRVRGQVNDLQTAVNASTIPNLLQFTNSEAQTTLTFKNGETLLLAGLLATKETKTNSGTPFLSQLPIIGGLFGKEDTVKQQTQLLVVITGTLVK from the coding sequence ATGAGTAAACGTCACGCCCTTCTCCTGACCGCCATGCTCGGCATGGCCGCCCCCGCGCTCGCGCAGACGACCTCCAGCACCTCCACCGCCGACCCGCAGCTGACCGCGGCCCGCGTCACCTTCGACGTGCAGCGCACCGGCAGTGACCTCGCCTCGCTGCTGATCGCCGTGGCCCAGAGCGCCGGGTACGAGATCATCATCGAGCCGGCCGCCGACGCGGTCCTGAAGGCCAACAGCGTGAACGCCGCCGGGGCCGCCGCGGGCGGACAGGCGGGCGCCGTGACCACCGTGAACTACAAGGTCAGCGACAAACCCTTTAACGAGGTCTGGCCGCTGCTGCTGGACATGTACGGCCTGAGCTACGAAACCATCAAGGTCGGCGGGAAGGACATCCTGCGCGTCAGCGTGCGGCCCATCCAGCGGGTCGTGAAGCTCAACCCCCCGCTGATCGCCTCCCAGGTCGAGTACCAGCTCAAGCTCGCCTTCGGCACGCCCAGGGCCGCGGCCCCGGCCACCACGGCGGCCACCGGCAACGCCGCGCCCGCCACCACGGCCACCGCCCCCGAGGTGGTGCTGGACTCCCCCACCATGCGCATCGTGGCGGAGAACTCCTCGAACAGCATCATCATCCGCGGCACCAACCAGGAAGTCGCGCAGGTCGAGCGGCTGCTGAACCAGATCGTGGCCGTGCAGTCCCCGCTGGTCACGCAGGCCGCCCCCACCGCCGCGCAGCCCGTGCAGCGCGTGTACACCGTCAAGGGCCTCCAGGCCGACGCGACCGCCCTGCTCGCCGCGCAGTACCCGGAACTGAAGGTCACGGCCGTGGGCCAGACCGGGCAGCTGGTCATCACCGGCCCGCAGGCGACCGTGGACGCCGCGCTGACCCTGCTGGCGCAGGTGGACCGCGTCGCGCCGGCCGTGGTGGCTGCCACGGTCGTGCAGCGCGTGTTCCAGCTTGTGAACGCCAGCGCCGAGGAGGTCAAGGCGACGCTGGAAGGCACGCTGTCCCGCGACCTGAACGCCGGCAGCAACCTGGTGCCCAACGCCACGCTGATCAACCCCCTGACCGGACAGCCATACACCAGCGGCACCCTGGCGAACATGCCGGTGAGCACCGCGGCCGCCGCGACCGGCCAGGGCACGGCGACGGCCAGTACCACCCCGGCCAGCACGCAGGCTGCCACGCTGATCGCGGACAAGCGCACCAACACTCTGATCGTGCGCGGCACGCCCGAGCAGGTCGCGCAGGTGGCCGAACTGGTGCCCCAGCTGGACCAGAAGGTCCCGCAGGTGAACGTGCAGGTCCGCATCCACGAGATCACCGAGCGTGCCGCGCGCACGCTGGGCGTGGACTGGAAGATCGGGTTCGGCGGCTTCAGCATCAGCATGGGCGGCGCCGGCCTTCAGGCGGCCTTCGACCCGACCCGGAACCTGGTGGGCTTCAACATCGGACCGACGCTGAACGCGCTGCAGACGCAGGGCCTGAGCAAGTCCATCTACGACGGCACCATCACCATGCAGAGCGGCCAGCGTTCCCTGGGCGGCACCACCGACACCCAGAACGCCTCGGCGACCGCAGCGGCCACCATCAAGTCCGGCGGGCGTCTGGAAGTGAACATTCCCAGCCAGGCGGCGAACGTGCCCGCCATTCAGAAGCAGATCGATTACGGCGTGAACCTGGACTTCTTCAGCCCCCAGGTCGCCCCGGACGGCACCATCACCATGCGTGTGCGCGGTCAGGTGAACGACCTGCAGACGGCCGTGAACGCCAGCACCATCCCCAACCTGCTGCAGTTCACGAACAGCGAGGCGCAGACCACCCTGACCTTCAAGAACGGGGAGACGCTGCTGCTCGCGGGCCTGCTGGCCACCAAGGAAACGAAGACGAACAGCGGCACGCCCTTCCTCTCGCAGCTGCCTATCATCGGCGGGCTGTTCGGGAAGGAAGACACCGTCAAGCAGCAGACCCAGCTGCTCGTGGTGATCACCGGCACCCTGGTCAAGTAA
- the pilM gene encoding type IV pilus assembly protein PilM, with amino-acid sequence MSSFLQRLLNPRPNALGVEIGTSSIKVVALRPGSPPSLQHALMIPTPIGSMRDGLVVEPQAVATELKNLLAEHKITTRHAVTAVPNQSAVTRNIMVPKMDRKDLQEAIKWEAERYIPYPIDEVSLDFDLLDDPTTIPEDGQMEVLIAAAPSEAVARQIEVLRLAGLEPTVVDLKSFAALRALRGNLLGEHLTKSTLTGTNYTESGEVALVLEIGASGSVINLVRGDRVLMARNINISADDFTTALQKAFDLDFTAAEEVKLGYATATTPTEDEEDLLNFDMAREQYSPARVFEVIRPVLGDLITEIRRSLEFYRVQSGDVVIDRTFLAGGGAKLRGLSAAISDALGFRVEVASPWLTVQTDQANVDTGYLQANGPEFTVPLGLALRGVKANG; translated from the coding sequence ATGTCGAGTTTCCTGCAACGCCTGCTTAACCCGCGCCCGAACGCCCTCGGAGTGGAAATCGGAACGAGTTCCATCAAGGTCGTCGCGCTGCGCCCCGGCTCTCCGCCCTCTCTCCAGCACGCGCTGATGATCCCCACCCCGATCGGCAGCATGCGTGACGGTCTGGTCGTCGAACCCCAGGCGGTCGCCACCGAGCTGAAAAACCTGCTGGCGGAGCACAAGATCACCACCCGCCACGCCGTGACCGCCGTGCCCAACCAGTCGGCCGTCACGCGCAACATCATGGTGCCCAAGATGGACCGCAAGGACCTTCAGGAAGCCATCAAGTGGGAGGCCGAGCGGTACATCCCGTACCCCATCGACGAGGTCAGCCTGGACTTCGACCTGCTCGACGACCCCACCACCATCCCCGAGGACGGCCAGATGGAGGTCCTGATCGCCGCGGCGCCCAGCGAGGCCGTCGCGCGGCAGATCGAGGTGCTGCGCCTCGCCGGCCTGGAACCCACCGTGGTGGACCTCAAATCCTTCGCGGCGCTGCGCGCCCTGCGCGGCAACCTGCTTGGCGAGCACCTCACCAAGAGCACCCTGACCGGCACCAACTACACCGAGTCCGGCGAGGTCGCCCTGGTGCTGGAGATCGGCGCGAGCGGCAGCGTGATCAACCTCGTGCGCGGCGACCGCGTGCTGATGGCCCGCAACATCAACATCAGCGCCGACGACTTCACCACCGCCCTCCAGAAGGCCTTTGACCTGGACTTCACGGCCGCCGAGGAAGTCAAGCTGGGCTACGCCACCGCCACCACGCCCACCGAGGACGAGGAAGACCTCCTGAACTTCGACATGGCGCGCGAGCAGTACAGCCCCGCCCGGGTGTTTGAGGTGATCCGCCCCGTGCTGGGCGACCTGATCACCGAGATCCGCCGCAGTCTGGAATTCTACCGCGTGCAGAGCGGCGACGTGGTCATCGACCGGACCTTCCTGGCCGGCGGCGGCGCGAAACTCCGCGGCCTGTCCGCAGCCATCAGCGACGCGCTGGGCTTCCGGGTGGAGGTCGCCAGCCCCTGGCTGACCGTCCAGACCGACCAGGCGAACGTGGACACCGGCTACCTCCAGGCGAACGGCCCGGAATTCACCGTGCCGCTGGGCCTCGCGCTGCGGGGGGTGAAAGCCAATGGTTGA